The Dama dama isolate Ldn47 chromosome 3, ASM3311817v1, whole genome shotgun sequence genome has a segment encoding these proteins:
- the PFKM gene encoding ATP-dependent 6-phosphofructokinase, muscle type isoform X2 encodes MAISSTPVLKFLAEEASTSSMLIQKPPSGTDALETLDTVDDPDTVEGISIFANEWIMTHEEHHAAKTLGIGKAIAVLTSGGDAQGMNAAVRAVVRVGIYTGARVFFVHEGYQGLVDGGDNIREATWESVSMMLQLGGTVIGSARCKDFREREGRLRAAHNLVKRGITNLCVIGGDGSLTGADTFRSEWSDLLSDLQKSGKITAEEATKSSYLNIVGLVGSIDNDFCGTDMTIGTDSALHRIIEIVDAITTTAQSHQRTFVLEVMGRHCGYLALVTSLSCGADWVFIPECPPDDDWEEHLCRRLSETRNRGSRLNIIIVAEGAIDKNGKSISSEDIKNLVVKRLGYDTRVTVLGHVQRGGTPSAFDRILGSRMGVEAVMALLEGTPDTPACVVSLSGNQAVRLPLMECVQVTKDVTRAMQERKFDEAMKLRGRSFMNNWEVYKLLAHVRPPVSKSGSYTVAVMNVGAPAAGMNAAVRSTVRIGLIQGNRVLVVHDGFEGLAKGQIEEAGWSYVGGWTGQGGSKLGTKRTLPKKSFEQICANITKFNIQGLVIIGGFEAYTGGLELMEGRKQYDELCIPFVVIPATVSNNVPGSDFSVGADTALNTICMTCDRIKQSAAGTKRRVFIIETMGGYCGYLATMAGLAAGADAAYIFEEPFTIRDLQMNVEHLVQKMKTIVKRGLVLRNEKCNENYTTDFIFNLYSEEGKGIFDSRKNVLGHMQQGGSPTPFDRNFATKMGAKAMNWMSGKIKESYRNGRIFANTPDSGCVLGMRKRALVFQPVTELKEQTDFEHRIPKEQWWLKLRPILKILAKYEIDLDTSEHAHLEHITRKRSGEATV; translated from the exons AGTGGATCATGACCCATGAAGAGCACCATGCAGCCAAAACTCTGGGAATCGGCAAAGCCATCGCCGTGTTAACCTCTGGTGGCGATGCCCAAG GTATGAATGCTGCTGTCAGGGCTGTGGTTCGTGTTGGCATCTATACTGGTGCCCGTGTCTTCTTTGTCCATGAG GGTTATCAAGGCCTGGTGGATGGTGGAGATAACATCCGGGAAGCCACATGGGAGAGTGTCTCGATGATGCTGCAGCTG GGAGGCACGGTGATTGGAAGTGCCAGGTGCAAGGACTTTCGGGAACGGGAAGGCCGGCTCCGAGCTGCCCACAACCTGGTGAAGCGTGGGATCACCAACCTGTGTGTCATTGGGGGAGATGGCAGCCTCACTGGGGCCGACACCTTCCGCTCTGAGTGGAGTGACTTGTTGAGTGACCTCCAGAAATCAG GCAAGATCACAGCAGAGGAGGCTACCAAGTCCAGCTACCTGAACATCGTGGGCCTGGTTGGCTCAATTGACAACGACTTCTGTGGCACTGATATGACCATTGGCACCGACTCTGCCCTGCACCGGATCATAGAGATTGTAGATGCCATCACTACTACCGCTCAGAG CCACCAGAGGACCTTTGTGTTGGAGGTGATGGGCCGGCACTGTGG ATACCTGGCCCTTGTCACTTCCCTCTCCTGTGGGGCCGACTGGGTCTTTATTCCTGAGTGTCCACCAGATGACGACTGGGAGGAACACCTTTGTCGCCGGCTCAGCGAG ACAAGGAACCGTGGTTCTCGTCTTAACATCATCATCGTAGCTGAGGGTGCGATTGACAAGAATGGGAAATCAATCTCCTCTGAAGACATCAAAAAC CTGGTGGTTAAGCGTCTGGGATATGACACCCGGGTCACCGTCTTGGGGCACGTGCAGCGGGGTGGGACGCCGTCGGCCTTTGACAGAATCCTG GGCAGCAGGATGGGTGTGGAAGCAGTCATGGCGCTTTTGGAGGGGACCCCAGATACCCCAGCCTGTGTGGTGAGCCTCTCTGGTAACCAGGCCGTGCGCCTGCCCCTCATGGAGTGTGTCCAGGTG ACCAAGGACGTGACCAGGGCCATGCAGGAGAGGAAATTTGATGAAGCCATGAAGCTGAGGGGCCG gAGCTTCATGAACAACTGGGAGGTATACAAGCTTCTGGCTCACGTCAGACCGCCAGTGTCTAAG AGTGGCTCCTACACGGTGGCCGTGATGAACGTGGGAGCGCCGGCCGCAGGCATGAATGCCGCCGTCCGCTCCACTGTGAGGATCGGCCTCATCCAGGGCAACCGGGTGCTGGTGGTGCACGACGGCTTCGAGGGCCTGGCCAAGGGGCAG ATCGAGGAAGCTGGATGGAGCTACGTTGGGGGCTGGACTGGCCAAGGTGGTTCTAAACTTGGGACTAAAAG GACTCTACCCAAGAAGAGCTTCGAGCAGATCTGTGCCAACATCACTAAGTTTAATATTCAGGGCCTTGTCATTATCGGGGGCTTTGAG GCTTACACGGGGGGCCTGGAGCTGATGGAGGGCAGGAAGCAGTATGATGAGCTCTGCATCCCCTTCGTGGTCATCCCTGCCACGGTCTCCAACAACGTGCCCGGCTCGGACTTCAGCGTGGGGGCTGACACTGCCCTCAACACCATCTGCATG ACGTGTGACCGCATCAAGCAGTCAGCGGCAGGCACCAAGCGCCGTGTGTTTATCATTGAAACGATGGGCGGCTACTGTGGCTACCTGGCCACCATGGCAGGCCTGGCAGCCGGGGCTGATGCTGCGTATATTTTTGAGGAGCCCTTCACCATTCGAGACCTGCAG ATGAATGTGGAACATCTGGTACAAAAGATGAAAACAATTGTGAAGAGGGGCCTGGTGTTAAG GAACGAGAAGTGCAATGAGAACTACACCACTGACTTCATCTTCAACCTGTACTCCGAGGAGGGGAAGGGCATCTTTGACAGCAGGAAGAACGTGCTGGGCCACATGCAGCAG GGTGGGAGCCCAACTCCATTCGACAGAAATTTTGCCACTAAGATGGGTGCAAAGGCTATGAACTGGATGTCAGGGAAAATCAAAGAGAGTTACCGTAACG GGAGGATCTTTGCCAATACCCCAGACTCGGGCTGTGTTCTGGGGATGCGTAAGAGGGCCCTGGTCTTCCAACCAGTGACTGAGTTGAAGGAACAGACGGATTTTGA GCACCGCATCCCCAAGGAACAGTGGTGGCTGAAGCTGAGGCCTATCCTTAAGATCCTCGCCAAGTACGAGATTGACTTGGATACCTCAGAGCATGCCCACCTGGAGCACATCACTCGGAAGCGGTCCGGAGAAGCTACCGTCTAA
- the PFKM gene encoding ATP-dependent 6-phosphofructokinase, muscle type isoform X1, which translates to MRKVELHLKLFISVIQSRQLVRTPQRTAEEASTSSMLIQKPPSGTDALETLDTVDDPDTVEGISIFANEWIMTHEEHHAAKTLGIGKAIAVLTSGGDAQGMNAAVRAVVRVGIYTGARVFFVHEGYQGLVDGGDNIREATWESVSMMLQLGGTVIGSARCKDFREREGRLRAAHNLVKRGITNLCVIGGDGSLTGADTFRSEWSDLLSDLQKSGKITAEEATKSSYLNIVGLVGSIDNDFCGTDMTIGTDSALHRIIEIVDAITTTAQSHQRTFVLEVMGRHCGYLALVTSLSCGADWVFIPECPPDDDWEEHLCRRLSETRNRGSRLNIIIVAEGAIDKNGKSISSEDIKNLVVKRLGYDTRVTVLGHVQRGGTPSAFDRILGSRMGVEAVMALLEGTPDTPACVVSLSGNQAVRLPLMECVQVTKDVTRAMQERKFDEAMKLRGRSFMNNWEVYKLLAHVRPPVSKSGSYTVAVMNVGAPAAGMNAAVRSTVRIGLIQGNRVLVVHDGFEGLAKGQIEEAGWSYVGGWTGQGGSKLGTKRTLPKKSFEQICANITKFNIQGLVIIGGFEAYTGGLELMEGRKQYDELCIPFVVIPATVSNNVPGSDFSVGADTALNTICMTCDRIKQSAAGTKRRVFIIETMGGYCGYLATMAGLAAGADAAYIFEEPFTIRDLQMNVEHLVQKMKTIVKRGLVLRNEKCNENYTTDFIFNLYSEEGKGIFDSRKNVLGHMQQGGSPTPFDRNFATKMGAKAMNWMSGKIKESYRNGRIFANTPDSGCVLGMRKRALVFQPVTELKEQTDFEHRIPKEQWWLKLRPILKILAKYEIDLDTSEHAHLEHITRKRSGEATV; encoded by the exons AGTGGATCATGACCCATGAAGAGCACCATGCAGCCAAAACTCTGGGAATCGGCAAAGCCATCGCCGTGTTAACCTCTGGTGGCGATGCCCAAG GTATGAATGCTGCTGTCAGGGCTGTGGTTCGTGTTGGCATCTATACTGGTGCCCGTGTCTTCTTTGTCCATGAG GGTTATCAAGGCCTGGTGGATGGTGGAGATAACATCCGGGAAGCCACATGGGAGAGTGTCTCGATGATGCTGCAGCTG GGAGGCACGGTGATTGGAAGTGCCAGGTGCAAGGACTTTCGGGAACGGGAAGGCCGGCTCCGAGCTGCCCACAACCTGGTGAAGCGTGGGATCACCAACCTGTGTGTCATTGGGGGAGATGGCAGCCTCACTGGGGCCGACACCTTCCGCTCTGAGTGGAGTGACTTGTTGAGTGACCTCCAGAAATCAG GCAAGATCACAGCAGAGGAGGCTACCAAGTCCAGCTACCTGAACATCGTGGGCCTGGTTGGCTCAATTGACAACGACTTCTGTGGCACTGATATGACCATTGGCACCGACTCTGCCCTGCACCGGATCATAGAGATTGTAGATGCCATCACTACTACCGCTCAGAG CCACCAGAGGACCTTTGTGTTGGAGGTGATGGGCCGGCACTGTGG ATACCTGGCCCTTGTCACTTCCCTCTCCTGTGGGGCCGACTGGGTCTTTATTCCTGAGTGTCCACCAGATGACGACTGGGAGGAACACCTTTGTCGCCGGCTCAGCGAG ACAAGGAACCGTGGTTCTCGTCTTAACATCATCATCGTAGCTGAGGGTGCGATTGACAAGAATGGGAAATCAATCTCCTCTGAAGACATCAAAAAC CTGGTGGTTAAGCGTCTGGGATATGACACCCGGGTCACCGTCTTGGGGCACGTGCAGCGGGGTGGGACGCCGTCGGCCTTTGACAGAATCCTG GGCAGCAGGATGGGTGTGGAAGCAGTCATGGCGCTTTTGGAGGGGACCCCAGATACCCCAGCCTGTGTGGTGAGCCTCTCTGGTAACCAGGCCGTGCGCCTGCCCCTCATGGAGTGTGTCCAGGTG ACCAAGGACGTGACCAGGGCCATGCAGGAGAGGAAATTTGATGAAGCCATGAAGCTGAGGGGCCG gAGCTTCATGAACAACTGGGAGGTATACAAGCTTCTGGCTCACGTCAGACCGCCAGTGTCTAAG AGTGGCTCCTACACGGTGGCCGTGATGAACGTGGGAGCGCCGGCCGCAGGCATGAATGCCGCCGTCCGCTCCACTGTGAGGATCGGCCTCATCCAGGGCAACCGGGTGCTGGTGGTGCACGACGGCTTCGAGGGCCTGGCCAAGGGGCAG ATCGAGGAAGCTGGATGGAGCTACGTTGGGGGCTGGACTGGCCAAGGTGGTTCTAAACTTGGGACTAAAAG GACTCTACCCAAGAAGAGCTTCGAGCAGATCTGTGCCAACATCACTAAGTTTAATATTCAGGGCCTTGTCATTATCGGGGGCTTTGAG GCTTACACGGGGGGCCTGGAGCTGATGGAGGGCAGGAAGCAGTATGATGAGCTCTGCATCCCCTTCGTGGTCATCCCTGCCACGGTCTCCAACAACGTGCCCGGCTCGGACTTCAGCGTGGGGGCTGACACTGCCCTCAACACCATCTGCATG ACGTGTGACCGCATCAAGCAGTCAGCGGCAGGCACCAAGCGCCGTGTGTTTATCATTGAAACGATGGGCGGCTACTGTGGCTACCTGGCCACCATGGCAGGCCTGGCAGCCGGGGCTGATGCTGCGTATATTTTTGAGGAGCCCTTCACCATTCGAGACCTGCAG ATGAATGTGGAACATCTGGTACAAAAGATGAAAACAATTGTGAAGAGGGGCCTGGTGTTAAG GAACGAGAAGTGCAATGAGAACTACACCACTGACTTCATCTTCAACCTGTACTCCGAGGAGGGGAAGGGCATCTTTGACAGCAGGAAGAACGTGCTGGGCCACATGCAGCAG GGTGGGAGCCCAACTCCATTCGACAGAAATTTTGCCACTAAGATGGGTGCAAAGGCTATGAACTGGATGTCAGGGAAAATCAAAGAGAGTTACCGTAACG GGAGGATCTTTGCCAATACCCCAGACTCGGGCTGTGTTCTGGGGATGCGTAAGAGGGCCCTGGTCTTCCAACCAGTGACTGAGTTGAAGGAACAGACGGATTTTGA GCACCGCATCCCCAAGGAACAGTGGTGGCTGAAGCTGAGGCCTATCCTTAAGATCCTCGCCAAGTACGAGATTGACTTGGATACCTCAGAGCATGCCCACCTGGAGCACATCACTCGGAAGCGGTCCGGAGAAGCTACCGTCTAA
- the PFKM gene encoding ATP-dependent 6-phosphofructokinase, muscle type isoform X3 has translation MLIQKPPSGTDALETLDTVDDPDTVEGISIFANEWIMTHEEHHAAKTLGIGKAIAVLTSGGDAQGMNAAVRAVVRVGIYTGARVFFVHEGYQGLVDGGDNIREATWESVSMMLQLGGTVIGSARCKDFREREGRLRAAHNLVKRGITNLCVIGGDGSLTGADTFRSEWSDLLSDLQKSGKITAEEATKSSYLNIVGLVGSIDNDFCGTDMTIGTDSALHRIIEIVDAITTTAQSHQRTFVLEVMGRHCGYLALVTSLSCGADWVFIPECPPDDDWEEHLCRRLSETRNRGSRLNIIIVAEGAIDKNGKSISSEDIKNLVVKRLGYDTRVTVLGHVQRGGTPSAFDRILGSRMGVEAVMALLEGTPDTPACVVSLSGNQAVRLPLMECVQVTKDVTRAMQERKFDEAMKLRGRSFMNNWEVYKLLAHVRPPVSKSGSYTVAVMNVGAPAAGMNAAVRSTVRIGLIQGNRVLVVHDGFEGLAKGQIEEAGWSYVGGWTGQGGSKLGTKRTLPKKSFEQICANITKFNIQGLVIIGGFEAYTGGLELMEGRKQYDELCIPFVVIPATVSNNVPGSDFSVGADTALNTICMTCDRIKQSAAGTKRRVFIIETMGGYCGYLATMAGLAAGADAAYIFEEPFTIRDLQMNVEHLVQKMKTIVKRGLVLRNEKCNENYTTDFIFNLYSEEGKGIFDSRKNVLGHMQQGGSPTPFDRNFATKMGAKAMNWMSGKIKESYRNGRIFANTPDSGCVLGMRKRALVFQPVTELKEQTDFEHRIPKEQWWLKLRPILKILAKYEIDLDTSEHAHLEHITRKRSGEATV, from the exons AGTGGATCATGACCCATGAAGAGCACCATGCAGCCAAAACTCTGGGAATCGGCAAAGCCATCGCCGTGTTAACCTCTGGTGGCGATGCCCAAG GTATGAATGCTGCTGTCAGGGCTGTGGTTCGTGTTGGCATCTATACTGGTGCCCGTGTCTTCTTTGTCCATGAG GGTTATCAAGGCCTGGTGGATGGTGGAGATAACATCCGGGAAGCCACATGGGAGAGTGTCTCGATGATGCTGCAGCTG GGAGGCACGGTGATTGGAAGTGCCAGGTGCAAGGACTTTCGGGAACGGGAAGGCCGGCTCCGAGCTGCCCACAACCTGGTGAAGCGTGGGATCACCAACCTGTGTGTCATTGGGGGAGATGGCAGCCTCACTGGGGCCGACACCTTCCGCTCTGAGTGGAGTGACTTGTTGAGTGACCTCCAGAAATCAG GCAAGATCACAGCAGAGGAGGCTACCAAGTCCAGCTACCTGAACATCGTGGGCCTGGTTGGCTCAATTGACAACGACTTCTGTGGCACTGATATGACCATTGGCACCGACTCTGCCCTGCACCGGATCATAGAGATTGTAGATGCCATCACTACTACCGCTCAGAG CCACCAGAGGACCTTTGTGTTGGAGGTGATGGGCCGGCACTGTGG ATACCTGGCCCTTGTCACTTCCCTCTCCTGTGGGGCCGACTGGGTCTTTATTCCTGAGTGTCCACCAGATGACGACTGGGAGGAACACCTTTGTCGCCGGCTCAGCGAG ACAAGGAACCGTGGTTCTCGTCTTAACATCATCATCGTAGCTGAGGGTGCGATTGACAAGAATGGGAAATCAATCTCCTCTGAAGACATCAAAAAC CTGGTGGTTAAGCGTCTGGGATATGACACCCGGGTCACCGTCTTGGGGCACGTGCAGCGGGGTGGGACGCCGTCGGCCTTTGACAGAATCCTG GGCAGCAGGATGGGTGTGGAAGCAGTCATGGCGCTTTTGGAGGGGACCCCAGATACCCCAGCCTGTGTGGTGAGCCTCTCTGGTAACCAGGCCGTGCGCCTGCCCCTCATGGAGTGTGTCCAGGTG ACCAAGGACGTGACCAGGGCCATGCAGGAGAGGAAATTTGATGAAGCCATGAAGCTGAGGGGCCG gAGCTTCATGAACAACTGGGAGGTATACAAGCTTCTGGCTCACGTCAGACCGCCAGTGTCTAAG AGTGGCTCCTACACGGTGGCCGTGATGAACGTGGGAGCGCCGGCCGCAGGCATGAATGCCGCCGTCCGCTCCACTGTGAGGATCGGCCTCATCCAGGGCAACCGGGTGCTGGTGGTGCACGACGGCTTCGAGGGCCTGGCCAAGGGGCAG ATCGAGGAAGCTGGATGGAGCTACGTTGGGGGCTGGACTGGCCAAGGTGGTTCTAAACTTGGGACTAAAAG GACTCTACCCAAGAAGAGCTTCGAGCAGATCTGTGCCAACATCACTAAGTTTAATATTCAGGGCCTTGTCATTATCGGGGGCTTTGAG GCTTACACGGGGGGCCTGGAGCTGATGGAGGGCAGGAAGCAGTATGATGAGCTCTGCATCCCCTTCGTGGTCATCCCTGCCACGGTCTCCAACAACGTGCCCGGCTCGGACTTCAGCGTGGGGGCTGACACTGCCCTCAACACCATCTGCATG ACGTGTGACCGCATCAAGCAGTCAGCGGCAGGCACCAAGCGCCGTGTGTTTATCATTGAAACGATGGGCGGCTACTGTGGCTACCTGGCCACCATGGCAGGCCTGGCAGCCGGGGCTGATGCTGCGTATATTTTTGAGGAGCCCTTCACCATTCGAGACCTGCAG ATGAATGTGGAACATCTGGTACAAAAGATGAAAACAATTGTGAAGAGGGGCCTGGTGTTAAG GAACGAGAAGTGCAATGAGAACTACACCACTGACTTCATCTTCAACCTGTACTCCGAGGAGGGGAAGGGCATCTTTGACAGCAGGAAGAACGTGCTGGGCCACATGCAGCAG GGTGGGAGCCCAACTCCATTCGACAGAAATTTTGCCACTAAGATGGGTGCAAAGGCTATGAACTGGATGTCAGGGAAAATCAAAGAGAGTTACCGTAACG GGAGGATCTTTGCCAATACCCCAGACTCGGGCTGTGTTCTGGGGATGCGTAAGAGGGCCCTGGTCTTCCAACCAGTGACTGAGTTGAAGGAACAGACGGATTTTGA GCACCGCATCCCCAAGGAACAGTGGTGGCTGAAGCTGAGGCCTATCCTTAAGATCCTCGCCAAGTACGAGATTGACTTGGATACCTCAGAGCATGCCCACCTGGAGCACATCACTCGGAAGCGGTCCGGAGAAGCTACCGTCTAA
- the PFKM gene encoding ATP-dependent 6-phosphofructokinase, muscle type isoform X4, which yields MTHEEHHAAKTLGIGKAIAVLTSGGDAQGMNAAVRAVVRVGIYTGARVFFVHEGYQGLVDGGDNIREATWESVSMMLQLGGTVIGSARCKDFREREGRLRAAHNLVKRGITNLCVIGGDGSLTGADTFRSEWSDLLSDLQKSGKITAEEATKSSYLNIVGLVGSIDNDFCGTDMTIGTDSALHRIIEIVDAITTTAQSHQRTFVLEVMGRHCGYLALVTSLSCGADWVFIPECPPDDDWEEHLCRRLSETRNRGSRLNIIIVAEGAIDKNGKSISSEDIKNLVVKRLGYDTRVTVLGHVQRGGTPSAFDRILGSRMGVEAVMALLEGTPDTPACVVSLSGNQAVRLPLMECVQVTKDVTRAMQERKFDEAMKLRGRSFMNNWEVYKLLAHVRPPVSKSGSYTVAVMNVGAPAAGMNAAVRSTVRIGLIQGNRVLVVHDGFEGLAKGQIEEAGWSYVGGWTGQGGSKLGTKRTLPKKSFEQICANITKFNIQGLVIIGGFEAYTGGLELMEGRKQYDELCIPFVVIPATVSNNVPGSDFSVGADTALNTICMTCDRIKQSAAGTKRRVFIIETMGGYCGYLATMAGLAAGADAAYIFEEPFTIRDLQMNVEHLVQKMKTIVKRGLVLRNEKCNENYTTDFIFNLYSEEGKGIFDSRKNVLGHMQQGGSPTPFDRNFATKMGAKAMNWMSGKIKESYRNGRIFANTPDSGCVLGMRKRALVFQPVTELKEQTDFEHRIPKEQWWLKLRPILKILAKYEIDLDTSEHAHLEHITRKRSGEATV from the exons ATGACCCATGAAGAGCACCATGCAGCCAAAACTCTGGGAATCGGCAAAGCCATCGCCGTGTTAACCTCTGGTGGCGATGCCCAAG GTATGAATGCTGCTGTCAGGGCTGTGGTTCGTGTTGGCATCTATACTGGTGCCCGTGTCTTCTTTGTCCATGAG GGTTATCAAGGCCTGGTGGATGGTGGAGATAACATCCGGGAAGCCACATGGGAGAGTGTCTCGATGATGCTGCAGCTG GGAGGCACGGTGATTGGAAGTGCCAGGTGCAAGGACTTTCGGGAACGGGAAGGCCGGCTCCGAGCTGCCCACAACCTGGTGAAGCGTGGGATCACCAACCTGTGTGTCATTGGGGGAGATGGCAGCCTCACTGGGGCCGACACCTTCCGCTCTGAGTGGAGTGACTTGTTGAGTGACCTCCAGAAATCAG GCAAGATCACAGCAGAGGAGGCTACCAAGTCCAGCTACCTGAACATCGTGGGCCTGGTTGGCTCAATTGACAACGACTTCTGTGGCACTGATATGACCATTGGCACCGACTCTGCCCTGCACCGGATCATAGAGATTGTAGATGCCATCACTACTACCGCTCAGAG CCACCAGAGGACCTTTGTGTTGGAGGTGATGGGCCGGCACTGTGG ATACCTGGCCCTTGTCACTTCCCTCTCCTGTGGGGCCGACTGGGTCTTTATTCCTGAGTGTCCACCAGATGACGACTGGGAGGAACACCTTTGTCGCCGGCTCAGCGAG ACAAGGAACCGTGGTTCTCGTCTTAACATCATCATCGTAGCTGAGGGTGCGATTGACAAGAATGGGAAATCAATCTCCTCTGAAGACATCAAAAAC CTGGTGGTTAAGCGTCTGGGATATGACACCCGGGTCACCGTCTTGGGGCACGTGCAGCGGGGTGGGACGCCGTCGGCCTTTGACAGAATCCTG GGCAGCAGGATGGGTGTGGAAGCAGTCATGGCGCTTTTGGAGGGGACCCCAGATACCCCAGCCTGTGTGGTGAGCCTCTCTGGTAACCAGGCCGTGCGCCTGCCCCTCATGGAGTGTGTCCAGGTG ACCAAGGACGTGACCAGGGCCATGCAGGAGAGGAAATTTGATGAAGCCATGAAGCTGAGGGGCCG gAGCTTCATGAACAACTGGGAGGTATACAAGCTTCTGGCTCACGTCAGACCGCCAGTGTCTAAG AGTGGCTCCTACACGGTGGCCGTGATGAACGTGGGAGCGCCGGCCGCAGGCATGAATGCCGCCGTCCGCTCCACTGTGAGGATCGGCCTCATCCAGGGCAACCGGGTGCTGGTGGTGCACGACGGCTTCGAGGGCCTGGCCAAGGGGCAG ATCGAGGAAGCTGGATGGAGCTACGTTGGGGGCTGGACTGGCCAAGGTGGTTCTAAACTTGGGACTAAAAG GACTCTACCCAAGAAGAGCTTCGAGCAGATCTGTGCCAACATCACTAAGTTTAATATTCAGGGCCTTGTCATTATCGGGGGCTTTGAG GCTTACACGGGGGGCCTGGAGCTGATGGAGGGCAGGAAGCAGTATGATGAGCTCTGCATCCCCTTCGTGGTCATCCCTGCCACGGTCTCCAACAACGTGCCCGGCTCGGACTTCAGCGTGGGGGCTGACACTGCCCTCAACACCATCTGCATG ACGTGTGACCGCATCAAGCAGTCAGCGGCAGGCACCAAGCGCCGTGTGTTTATCATTGAAACGATGGGCGGCTACTGTGGCTACCTGGCCACCATGGCAGGCCTGGCAGCCGGGGCTGATGCTGCGTATATTTTTGAGGAGCCCTTCACCATTCGAGACCTGCAG ATGAATGTGGAACATCTGGTACAAAAGATGAAAACAATTGTGAAGAGGGGCCTGGTGTTAAG GAACGAGAAGTGCAATGAGAACTACACCACTGACTTCATCTTCAACCTGTACTCCGAGGAGGGGAAGGGCATCTTTGACAGCAGGAAGAACGTGCTGGGCCACATGCAGCAG GGTGGGAGCCCAACTCCATTCGACAGAAATTTTGCCACTAAGATGGGTGCAAAGGCTATGAACTGGATGTCAGGGAAAATCAAAGAGAGTTACCGTAACG GGAGGATCTTTGCCAATACCCCAGACTCGGGCTGTGTTCTGGGGATGCGTAAGAGGGCCCTGGTCTTCCAACCAGTGACTGAGTTGAAGGAACAGACGGATTTTGA GCACCGCATCCCCAAGGAACAGTGGTGGCTGAAGCTGAGGCCTATCCTTAAGATCCTCGCCAAGTACGAGATTGACTTGGATACCTCAGAGCATGCCCACCTGGAGCACATCACTCGGAAGCGGTCCGGAGAAGCTACCGTCTAA